AATTCTCTTCTGACCAGTTCTTTTTTCTCGAATCGGTCGATCAAACCCGTCACAGCGCCACTGGTCAGCCCCGTTACCTCGCCCAACTCTCCGGCAGTCATCGCCCCTTTTACCAGGAAAAAGCCCAGATACTTCTGGTCAGTACCGGATAGCCCTGCTTTTCGTGCAATGTTTTCATGCATTTGAATGGAAGTATAGGCGTACTGCTGGCTTAACTTTCTTACCCGGGTGATGGCTTCGTGATTCATAATATATCTTAGCGTATTTGATTATCTTACTCACAAAGATAATTTTATTATTTAATTTACAAGCAAAATTTTGACTTCATG
The Xanthocytophaga agilis DNA segment above includes these coding regions:
- a CDS encoding MarR family winged helix-turn-helix transcriptional regulator; this encodes MNHEAITRVRKLSQQYAYTSIQMHENIARKAGLSGTDQKYLGFFLVKGAMTAGELGEVTGLTSGAVTGLIDRFEKKELVRREFAQEDRRKVMVVPDTDKIMKLLAPLYVDYRSRSEEMIRSFTERDLEIIETFLQRSIELMTETTNQFKDK